Below is a genomic region from Halictus rubicundus isolate RS-2024b chromosome 11, iyHalRubi1_principal, whole genome shotgun sequence.
TTGTTAAAACTTCTTAACTGATAACTGACTTTTACCTAAATGCTTGCAATATTATCATGTATAATACGTAATTTCCATTTATCTGCCATAGATTATTTTGTTTATTACGTTCTAATGTTTAAATCACTGTAATTCGAAGTAGTTTGAAAAGTAAACAGCTTTCCTGAAATTTATGCACTTACGTAAACAGGTATGGCATACTTATTAGGAAAATATGGGTGAGTGAATAACAACAGCATGCACGATAGAACTATCTTTTAAAACAAACTAACATTGATATAACACTCTTTCTTGACTTGTTGAGTCAAGTCAATATTCTTCCACAaaagtttcttctttttttatattacatcgttgtacatttcattttctatGTTTTACATCAATTGAATTTTTGTGGAAGACAGTTGTTGTATATTGTTTGTACTTGAGTAGAATTTAATCATGCAAAGTGAGACAATCGATACAAACCTTCAACTTTCAATGTGTTAATAAGTAACATTACTTaacaaatgtataaaaaataattttagtataAATCATTCTGtcaaattatgtaaaaatatcttgCACTTTCAATAAACATTTTACTAGTTTAAATTAACATCAAATCAAATTGTTATTGTCAATACTAAAGCAAATCTCATTAACTTGTATTAATAttgatcaatatttttattcatttgtgtTGATTTTATTTGGTTTATATTAATGCGTTTTTAACATtgattaataatataattaactAATGCTGCTGTCGCAAATTATAGAATTTCAGGtatgtttaaaaataaattgaaaatgagtTTCATAGTTTAATAGAGAAAAGAAATCGGCAGTCTCGTTGAGCAAATTGCACGACCATGTATTGGGGAGTAGCTAGTAGACTGAGTTCGGCCTTCACGTTGCGAAATGCAGTAGCATGAGTGCAGATGGTCTGTTCAAACTGGTTGTCGGGTTTCACAGCTTCTTGTACACTCTATCTCATCCGGACTCAGTCGATTGGTAGCTGTATACGATAGGGACGGCTTAACCGTCGTTATCAGTCATATCTTTGTCCGCAGAGGGTCGCAATCAGGATCTGGACATGAGCAAGGTCGGCGTCAGAGTAATGGACGAGCTGGTCAAACCGTTGAACGAGGTGCAGATCGACGACACTGAATTCGCATGCTTGAAAGCTATCGTCTTTTTCGACCCCAGTAAGTTTCCTCCTTTAAACACCAATAACTATTTTCCTGAACCCTGATCTATCATACACTGTTCATCATAGTCTACAACACCTAGAAACACGAGTCACCTTGAAATTGTTCAATGAATTTAGGGGATTCCCCATTGTAGAATAGTTTATGATAGCTAGGATCATTAAATGATTATAATCAGTCAGAATGTGTCAATGATTTTCTGAAGCCAGATGAATCCGttaaaactaataataattccacTAGAGCCCATCAGCTCAAAGCAAATTTCTGTGTGGCGCATAATCAGCGAGTGCCTAAATTACTTCTGCAGTCGAGCTGGATATAATAACCGTCTTAATTTTCATGGTGTCTTCTAACCACATGTTCCGGAGGCTACACTCCCACTTGACCCGGGTTTATCAGCAAACGAACAATTAAATGGGCGGTCCAGTAATTAGATGAGCCTCCCAATTAGGGGATTCCATGCGTGTTCTGATAACGACGATATCGAGCGGTCTCGCGTTGCGATCCGCAGTCGAACGGTACGAAGAATTTGCGTGTCATTCAGCGATGATTTGCCGGGCACGCGAGAACGATTGTCTCAATGAGATTTAATTGATCATCGGCGCGGTCGCCGCCGCCATTCTCCAACAAATTGCAGAAGATCGTAGACTCCCTGCTGCGAGCTGCCTGGCGTGTCATCCTCTTAAGCTGAAGATTATCTGCCTGGTAGCTCCTCCTGGTGACACCCGAATAATGCTCCATCAGGTGGTGAAAGCAAAAAAAtgacgcgttctaatatttttaatttacgattattaacattgtaaagatgcagccatgaggaattattcaacaaatttatttcttaaacTCATCTACCATTTTCAATGTCATTGAACCTGTACAGTACTATCATTGATAGTCCCAACCCATATACCAGTCCTACCCAGTATAATTTCTGTCATTTAGGCTCTAACTCCTAATTTATGGGGTTGCTAGTAGAAACATTTTCTCAGTTTGTTCTCTCACCGTGTACATAGTTACACGGTGTGGTTCTTCGAAGAGGAACTGTGGACAAACTTAGcgtaaaatatgaaatagtCTAGCACTTTAAATCGTGTATTATATAGTTGTCGTTTTCAATCATACTATTTATGGGAAGAAGTGGAGACAATGAAGTTGGATAATCAGCAAAGAGCAGGGAAATAGATAAGACTACAGTAGAGCAATTGTCAAGTAGAGGGGACTTCATACTGAATTACATAATATTCTTAATACTTCACCTACGTAGAATATTCCTGTGTTCTCAAGACTAACAAGACTGCTTTATTAGCATTCAGATCATAAAATCATCCGTGATCTCCTGTCAACAGATGCAAAGGGCCTAAGCGAACCGCAGCGAATCAAGCAATTGCGCCAGCAGATTCAGATCAACCTGGAGGATTACATCAGcgacagacaatacgacagtCGTGGCCGATTCGGCGAGATCCTCCTGACTTTGCCAGCTCTGCAGTCCATCTCTTGGCAGATGATCGAACAAATCCAGTTCGTGCGACTGTTTGGTGTGGCGCACATTGATAACCTGCTGCAGGAGATGCTCCTAGGCGGTGCCACAGCTGAAGTGAACGGTGCTGTAACGCCAATCCCGATCTCAAACGCTCCTGGCAGTTATGTGAGCAGCAACGAAAGTCCTAGTAGTCCATTGACGCCTGCCAACGCTCCACCACTGAGTCCTCAAGACCACATGTTGGCTGGGGGAAGTCCCGTGATCATAATGAGGGACCTGACACCAATACAAAGTCAAGAGGACGTGACCAGTGTGTCCGGATTCAGGATGTTCAAGCAGGAGCCCAGTCTAGAGAGTGAATCCACTTTTTAAGGGCTCCTGACAGACTCGATCGGTAGATCCTGTGGAATGAAAGTGAATTGTTCTCGACTGTTGCTGGTATGACTCGCACCAATTTGGAGTACTTACGATTTCGGGAACGATGGAGCAGATGTTGTGGAAGCATTTTTTGCAACAGCTTAATTTCTGTGACAAATGTTTATTGACCTTGTGGTATCCAGAGAAATATTTGGTTCATGTTAGGAGAGTTATGTTCCTCGGGATATCGAAATTCTTGTGATCTTAAATGATTCCGAAGAAGACTTGTTTTTGTTAAAGAAGAAACTGTTTTGTAAGGAAGGATGAAATCTTATGGCAACACTTTACATGTCACCATCGGAAATCTTTCCGTGGCTTGAGCCCTCTCAAATTTTGTTTGTATATTCACTGGTCTAGTGTTCAACGAAATATTGTGATACGTGGAAATCACATTTGAAAACGTATGAGAATGTTGTTGAAGGTCACTGTAGACAGTGAGAAAtggttgaaaatatttggtGCAACATTAGAGTAACAGGCAATTCGTAATTTCTAACTGTGACGCTAGAATGTGCAACCGTTTGACATGAACTTTTTACATGGAATTGTTCATGCATTTCTAGTTCATTGAATAATTCCAAAGTGTATAGAAAGAATCATCACAATATTAAcaattgaaacaaaattttgagaactattttttaatagattgGAGCACCTAACTGAATATAATGTGATATTCAAGAGTCGAGTAGATTTATCTAAAGATCCTGGAAGTCAGTTTTCTGAACTCTTTCTCAAAATGATCCTTTTGAGACAACTGTTTACCTCCAggagaaacattattttttgaTATAATTGAATTCGACTTTCTGGGATGTTatgatttttaaataacatttctaCTCATGAGATCATATcgaaacaatttctctaatcTAGTGCTCATGTTCCACAGGGTTGAGAGAACGgtttcaaattctttttttatagTTCACGATAAAGtagcttttatattttataataaaactcgAAATAATCGGATGAACGTTAATTGTTTGTTCGAGGACAGTTTCCTCACTGTGAATCGCGGAAAGAACATCTATTTTTGTAAAACGCATAATAGTGGGGGTAACTAAGCATTGTAACAAAGATGACCcttcaatgaccttgagcaTACAATTACATAGGTTGAAACTGTATGAACAGTTGGCAACTATTGAAAATACTGTACGATTTCTGGTTTTATTGAGTAACAGTGGTGCTCAATGGATTGCTCAATTAATCCTTAATTACCTTAATCGTAGGTTCGAATCAAACTCGATAATTAAATGAAGTCATTAATTATCtatattttttgtacaacggTCATTTAAGTAAAATTCGTTAGTAAAATTAGCGATTAGTGAAATCGAGATCCGAGAACAATCTTTGCATTTTATGAACACAAGAACGTTATGATTGCTCGAGATTTTTCGATTTCTACCATTTAATAATCTTTTAcgattgtttctttttttaagtaTGTTAATTTTGTAACTTTTGTCAagattatttcttcatttacttCAAACCATACACGACCGACCTCTAAACGCAACAATAATATAATTAACATTCATTGTTACGTACGTAGACGTAAGTGTACTGTTATTTATAGAAAAAGggttaattaattatattatttataatatattcctgcagagaatatttttgttatcgcGGTAAGCAACTTGTTACCCTGTTATACCAATTGTACATTGTATTATACAGACACAGTGATCATCGATTGTAAtaataatcaaatatttttataaatgacaGATTCTATTTTTCCAATAACGACGATGCTATGgacattttttatcattttgacAATTATCCTTCTGACAAGGGTTAAATCTAACAATGTTTTTTAATGAGTCCTATCTCAAGATTTAACTAGTAAATTTTATCAATCTATAAAAACAGACAACAAAAAGATTCGAATGATTTTATTTGCTTCACAGTACCAACCGTGTAAATATTGTGTTGGTACCATGCATGGAGTAAGAGcgcgaaattcaattttcatataTGAACACATctcaaacaaaaataatataagaCTTCCTTTAACTGTATCCtcgaaatttatatatttttaagtaactttatgatttttttaaataagatATGAAGTGTTCTAAAAGTTGACTTGAATCCTAATTGATCGACTTTAATGTGGAACTTCTTAAACTATTTTCCTAACTGAAACGATTAATTTTAAGCGGCTCTTAGAATTATGAATTAAAAACCGATAATTTAAAAACAACGTTTAGATAGTAGATAGTCTTCTCGAATTATTAACTCTACTTTCTATTGTATATCAAAACGATACCTAAACATTTTTTAGGTATGTTTCTGTTAGAGTTACTTTTGAATCATCTTACAAATAAAAAAGTATAATTCCTATAAAAAtggtataaaatattaatttcattttgcaatATGAGACAGGACTTATTAAGAAAGCACTTTTTCAGTTATATTTTTTCCTTGTGGGAAAGGAAACTTTCTCAAGAGTAGAACAATTAGAAAAAATGTTTGTAACTAAGTAAATGTAATGTtcgtataaattataatataacgttaaaattgaaaagaaagatCATTACACAGGGCGTTCAGGAAATGTTGAAGACTTTTCAAGAAGTTTCGGTCCTGTACCCTGTCCATAACAGAACACATTCCACAATAATAAATCAAAATCAATTAGCATAGTAATCTTAGCACCTCTCTCACCGAAGAAAGGAGCACACGCCATTGCAATGCAATTTTTGTTAGCAAAGAAGTACGCATGCTTATTCTTAATGCCCCAGACATTTGGAATGTGACTGAAATTATTCTTCATCAGTTCGAAACAATTTGGGACATACTAGAATCAAACAATAAGTATCCAATAAAGAGAACAGAAAACAGTTTTAATGAATGTCTGTTATGAAACGAAACGTATTTGTGTGTTAATATCAAGGCTTGAACCTTAGAAGAAACAAAGAAGAAACAAATGATGAAACAAATTTAGTTGCAAGTAGCTATTGAAGTAAATAAATCGTTGCTTCCAAATGTACAACGCGACTTCTAGTAGATTTCGTATTTATGGCCGGATAGGAAGCAATAATACATTTAATTTAGCAATTAATGTGTAACACTACTATAAATACATAATgcgaaatataatatatataatatatatatcgttttttttttatgtaatgcGTGCCTAAGCAGACATGCAAACTGTAAATTAGTGGAAGTGATAAATATTGTCAATAATAAACAAGGAAACTGGTTAAACTGAGGGACAACTTGTACCACGTTTCTGCATATTTttttctgtatttattttttactgTAACATGTTTTTGTTGAAAACGATATATTAGTTTCGCTTtccattatttaaaaaaaagaatttcatcgataaaatatactaaaataatgGATACTctctagaaaaattaattttttattctatgGTATATGTTATGTTCAAAAAAAATACACATACTTCTTACAATTACGAACTTTCTCAtgtatcattttattattttcctatTTATTGTAATCATATGTCTGTTCCCCATTATCATagtcgattttttaatttttacaatcGTTTCGTAGGCTAAGAATGTTCCTTAGGTTGTGAGCAAAGCATTACCAGCATAAACAATCGCTAAATAAGCTTACACGTcaaacaaattgtaaataaaCTTTTTCCTTACGCAATTGTTATTTGAACGTTGTAGAAAAAGTTTGTATCATATAATAAAGAATGTAAATGTTTCATAGATTTTCATAAACAAGAAAAAGACAATTTTTCTAGATGCTAAGATGCTGTTTTATTGAGTGCATTCAatgttttatacaaaaatagtccaatatattattttatacattttgtcataaaatgtcaattaatttattcaaaccATGCTTGAGCGTgtgtaaaaaacaaaaaaatttgtcaatcAAGTTCATAGTCAGCTCTTTTACGTTTTTTCAAATTTGCCGTAATTTCGGATGGAAGAATGCTATTGGTGCCCATTCTTAGCCACTCTAGCAGTCGAATTTTAGCTTTTCTTCCGTTTAAAAAGAGATCTCTTTCGAGTCTGGGAAGTTGGTTTCCTATTGTTGGATCAGATATCGGATTGTGGGCCCAGTCCATAACTAATCGAAAACGGGACTTAAATGtctgaaaataattgaatattaATCTTTAATCTCGCTGCAATGAAAGTAAAAGGGGAATTTAGGTTTAAGTTTGGGTACTTCTAGATCATTCGGATTCCATATTTATCACTTCCATCCATATATTTAGAATTTAAGTCAATATTACAAGCATGTCTGCACTTTAACAGACATTGAATTACATCATTGCCCAATTTCTCTTGGAATTAACCATTCATTTACCTGTAACAAACTTTCTGTTATTTGCTCTGTTTCCTTGTCACCAAATTTTATAACATGCATGCCTAATTCATAAAAGTAAGGGTTCCATTTGCTCAAAACAATAGCATCTGCATCTGCCTCCAAAATTTCCctaacaaaataataaaaaacaaataaacaaaagcATCTCCATAGAAAATAAATGTTAgactattaaaaaatcaatGAACAAAAACTTTCcatagtaaataaataaaaacaataataaatgaaaatttacaaGTGCAATaaagatattaaatatttcgaACAAACCTATATCCTTCCTTGTATATTTTTGGTATATCGACGCTAACTATGGAATTCTGTAAATTTTTTAGTGCTTCTGCCAACCATAATGGGAACTCTACTTTTGATCCAATTTTTAATGCATCGGATGTTGAGGAGTTGTCCAGAAAACCTTAAGTAAGTATGAATTGAGGTGGTTAATgacatattttatataaataacaGGAGAAACGTCTCTTTACAATGCAATCGTATTTTAATTGTTTATCAACGTCTAGTTGTATGCTATAAAAAGGACCGTAATTAATATATACTCGACTCGAAAGAATAGGTTATGTATCGTAccttaaatcgaaataaaatattaataaagaaTATGACAACGTTACTTAAATAAATGATTgtaaaaatcaaaaaatatcTTCGTAAACACAGCTCAAAGTTAAGAATGTATACATAGTCTGATACCGTTAAAAATATAGTGCTTTATTTAAACTAATCACTACCTAATCCTGGTAATTCGACTTCAACTTTGCAAGTTATACGTTCTTCAGTGGATAAAATATCATTCACAGAAAAATAATCGGGTAAATAACTTTGACAGCATGCCATTTCGCAGAACACAATAAACGCGCGGGAACACTATCAAACTAATCAAGTGTCATCTGATATCAATAACAGCGAAAACATTATAAAACCGTGCAAATTTGTGACTACATACAATTTACAATAATGTTAGATTGTTTGTAGAATGTTTTTAAGTCAATATTGATaagataatcaattttttatcttAATAATAAATATGGTAAAAAGACCTGTGTGCCATCTACGGCAAAAAGTTTAAGCTGTTAAGAAATTAATACAATCTTTATTCCCTGGATGGCGCTATCAtgatctttaaaaaaaaaaaaatatgccattagataaatatttaaatgaacGTTGTTCTTGAATAAAATCAATACAGAAGTACTAAATAAACGGGTGGTCTAATTCTTgctgattttaattaaaaaaaccGCGCAAGATCATCGATCTTACAGAGTAGTTTTCAAGCGATTTGAAAATGGCGCCATTCCGTGCCACTGGAAATTGTCGAAACAATTGAATGAAAAGTCGCAAATCGCTTGATAGATGTCGATACGGGTAATTTCGCGTGTTCAATTATTCTGCGCAAGTGTGTTGATCTAAGTTTTCATGTGTCCGAGAAAGCAGGAGGGTAAAGCTGTGTGTTGCGCAGGGCCGTTGCGCAGTCAGTCAAGAACAGTCCACGGGCGAGAGTAGTGGGGCTGCTCAGAAGAAAGATGGCCGCCACCAGCGAGGAACGGAGTGTTATGGAGGTGTCTCAGACGAATCCTGGGCAAAACCAGCCCGTCGATCCTCTAAAGCTACTTTATCCGATGGTAAACGAGGAGGAGACACCGCTGCCAAGGTCGTGGAGTTCCAAGGACAAGTACACGTTCATCGGCCTCTCTAAAAACAACCTTCGTGTTCACT
It encodes:
- the Psf3 gene encoding DNA replication complex GINS protein PSF3; translation: MACCQSYLPDYFSVNDILSTEERITCKVEVELPGLGFLDNSSTSDALKIGSKVEFPLWLAEALKNLQNSIVSVDIPKIYKEGYREILEADADAIVLSKWNPYFYELGMHVIKFGDKETEQITESLLQTFKSRFRLVMDWAHNPISDPTIGNQLPRLERDLFLNGRKAKIRLLEWLRMGTNSILPSEITANLKKRKRADYELD